A segment of the Lolium perenne isolate Kyuss_39 chromosome 3, Kyuss_2.0, whole genome shotgun sequence genome:
GCTGGAACTTGCCCGCCAGCAGCCCCAATTACGCCGAGGTCAGGCGGATGGAGGGGATCCCGGAGCTCGAGGACGAGGCCGAGCTGGAGGCCAAGCCTGCCGCTGCGGCTTCCACAACCTCGACCGTTGAAGATGAGAATGTCAAGGGGAAGAGGCCAGTTCCTGCCGCCAATGCCGGTTCCAAGGGCGAGCCTTCTGAGGTGAAGCTGCAGCGCAAGAGATCATCCAGTCCCAATCCCAAGGGCAGGCCATCTGAGGTGAAGAAGGGGCCATCCGGAGCCAATGGTGAGCCTTCTGAGGCGAGGCTGCAGAGCAGGGAATCATCCGGTCCCAAGGGCGGGCCATCTGAGGTGAAGACGCAGAGCAAGGGACTATCCGGTGCCAATGGAGAGGCAGAGAAGCCAGTCTCGGCGCCGAGGAATGCCAGCTCGAAGAGCAAGAAAGGGAGCAGCAGCGATACAGCGAGCTTGAAGGGCATGGGCAGCGGTGACATTGGCAGCGACAACTCCACCGCGAAGAAGAAGGGTGTGGCATTTGATAAGGATGTGTCGACTGTCGATGCATATGGGGAAGGGGGGAGCCACGGCAAGCCAGCGCATCCAGCTATGACTGTGAGCAGCGAGTCCTTCTCGCCGTTGCATAGCGGAGACAGGGATGTCATGGAGGCGATGGAGGAGATCAAAGGGCGTTTCGAGGAGGCGGCGGACTGTGGCGATGATGTCTCCAGGCTCCTTGAGGTGGGGAAGGTGCCTCATCGGGCAACACCCAAAGTTCTTAGATGTGGGTAATGCAGTGCTTTGTTGGAGTAACATCTCTTTTTCTTGTGTGTGATAGATAGTGCATTAGAATGTTGACACATGCTATTTTCTGCAGATTTCTCTTCTACCGTGTCGTCCTCTCACTGCCTCCCCAGGCGACAAAGGAACTCAAGGTTGCCGAGCACGGCGTCTTCGGCCAGTGGTAGAAGAAATCCCGACTTGAATCTGTCGTCGACTCTCGAGAAGTTGTGTCTCTGGGAGAAGAAGCTATACCAGGAGGTTAAGGTACAGACTTGGGCCACATCAACAGACTGCAAGTGCCAATTCATGTTATCTGTTATTTACTGCATGCCAAACATGTGTTGAAAAGGTTAGGTGATTGTTCTAGGATGAAGAGAAGCTGAGGGTCGTGTATGAAAAGAAGTACAGGAGGCTCAAGTCGCTGGACGAGCGAGGAGCACAGCCAGAAGCAATTGACCCCATCAGATTGTCTGTGCGGGACTTGAGGCAAAGGATCAGCATCAACATCAGGACAGCCAAGGCCTTCTCATCAAAGATTGAGAAGATTCGAGATGAAGAACTATACCCTCAGCTTGTTAATCTCATCCAAGGGTATGGAGTTTCCTAGTTTTACTCTTGTTCTGTCTCTTTGTGTTTCTTCAGAACGATAATTTAATCAATTGAATGTTGCTGTTTTTTTGCAAGTATAGATTGCGAAGAATGTGGAAAGCAGTTCTGGAATGTCACGAGAGGCAGCTATCAGCCATAAGAGACAGCCGAATCCACTTGCTCAAGGCTAGGACCATAAGCCAATCCAGTGCTGCTGCAGTGGCCACACTGGAGCTGGAGCGGGAGCTCTCGAAATGGTACCGCTGCTTCAACAAGTGGATCAGCACCCAAAGGGCTTACGTGGAGGCACTGAACGGATGGTTGAGGAAATGGTTCCCCGAGGTACAAGAGGAGCTAGATGCACCAGACGGCGCCCCGCCTTTCTCCCCTGGCAAGCTCGGCGCCCGACCGATATTCATCATATCAAACGACTGGTTCCGAGCGATCGAGCTGGTCCCCAAGAATGACACGCTCAAGTCGATCGACTATTTCTCCAAGCTTGTCCACGAGttcaggaggagccaggaggatgaGCACCGGCAGAGGAGGAGAGCCGACCACGCCTCCAGGGACTACAAGAGGAAGCGTGAGGTTCTGCAGAGAGAACTAGGAGTAAGTAGCAGTACTGATATGGTTGCCGCGATGGAGCACGCTCCCCCTGGCCATGACGACCGCGTGGTTGAGCTGCAGAAGATGAGGAAGAGGCGGGACGACGAGAGGGCCAGGCACGATGAGGTGATGAAACATGCTCATTTTGCAGCTGAGGCTACTCTGCCGGTTGGTTTCCTCCCTCTGATGGAGCAGATGGTCAGCTTCTTCCAGAGCAATCTGCAAGTCTACATGCGCATCAGAATCAACGGTGCACATCTTGGGTCATCAGCCACACATCTTGGGTAATGGCATGTTTTTGAAGACGACAGTTTTGTGATTGAGGTGGTAGAGGTGAGGTAGTGTTGGAAATTTTGTGTACAGATCATTGGTTCAATTCGGCGGTTTAGGCCTTAATTCCTACAGTTTGGTGGTAGACAGAACGTTAGTGTTTTACAGGAGATTCTTACTGATGATGCTTGACTCGTTGCTCACTAGAGGGTAGCTGCAAATGCTGTAACTGGTTCTAATATGCTCTGTACATGACACTTCACTTACTAATCGATATTCATTTTACCATCGTGTCTGCGTCTGACTGGGATTTAGCAGTTCAGATTGTAGCAGCTATTATGGTACCTTGCTTTACATTTTTGTTTACAATGATAAATTCCAGGACATAAGTGGCATAGTTTTATTGCACTCAAGAATTTGAAAAGATTCTATGTATATCCACATTCAAAAATTATGGTTTCATTGCGTTCCAGAATTTCCAGAGATtctatatatatatgcacataCAAAAACTTATGGCTCCATTGTGTTCCAGAATTTGAAAAGATTCTATTTATATCCACATACAAAAAATTATGGCTTTGTTGCATTCCAGAATTTGAAAAGATTATATGTATATGTACACACAAAGAGCGTTTGCTCTCCAGCATCAGTTAAACATTAGCGCTCGTGTACATGCGTGCCTACTATACATCATCCTCTATAATCCTTACTGGTCCATCTGTCCCAACTTTCCAATTAAGCTTCATCATCCAAATGCCTGAAACTGCCACATGACCACTACCCTTACGTCAGCTCATCGAAGAAGGCAGGTGTTCAGGTACAGCACATGCATCCTGGCATCTCCTGAACAATTCTTCTGCACTCCAGCTATGCCTGCATTGTCCAGAGAGATTCTATTCCGCTGCCACGCAGATCTCAACTTCTCAAGGGTCCCGGTTCGGTTGCCCGTAGTAGTCACAGGAGAGCGTGCGGTTACGTGGTGGTGGCACTGATATGGACCACTTCATCTGAAGAATCATCTGCCTTGACAGCGGCGGACCTCAGCATGTCTTGCTTTCGCTTGTATTCAGCCATGCGGCGGGTGCTCTCCATCGAAATGAGAAGAACCGTCATGTCGGCTGGGCTCACACCGCCGATTCTGCCTGCCTGGCCTAGAGTTTGCGGCCTTACCTGCAGACGCATCAGCAGAATATGAGTTGTCTCGGATGCAATCGTGAAACTGGGATTGTCAAGTTTTGAACACTCAGAATCTCTATGTATATGATAGAAAAGTTCAGACAAGATGTGGTCAAGCAGTTCAAACTTGTACAGTAGTAACTGAAATTTCAAGATTTGTTGGATAAAAAATGAAGACATAAATCATTGATTTTATCACAGAAACTGAACTGCACACAACATGTGCCTTGCTAAATGTGCTGAAGTGCACAACACCTGGGTCAGTATGTACATGACAA
Coding sequences within it:
- the LOC127345944 gene encoding uncharacterized protein — protein: MGCTTSHDAFAAAASRARRRATGHTSSSSASRRARRDPAAVCRERAALIRAAADRRFALAAAHAAYFRSLAAVGGALRRFAAAALLPADPADHASPVLTLPPSPAKPVSTLPPSPSGSSSTVSPLSHSLSDSSSDDEDLHALDHSRRSRNRNAPPQQHRHYMRNSATVPNVVYADPYAEYAEAQTGYGAYPYGPYGDRRPPPTPPPPEPAASAWDFFDPFTPYDQFLEDYSRGNGGGISWNLPASSPNYAEVRRMEGIPELEDEAELEAKPAAAASTTSTVEDENVKGKRPVPAANAGSKGEPSEVKLQRKRSSSPNPKGRPSEVKKGPSGANGEPSEARLQSRESSGPKGGPSEVKTQSKGLSGANGEAEKPVSAPRNASSKSKKGSSSDTASLKGMGSGDIGSDNSTAKKKGVAFDKDVSTVDAYGEGGSHGKPAHPAMTVSSESFSPLHSGDRDVMEAMEEIKGRFEEAADCGDDVSRLLEVGKVPHRATPKVLRYFSSTVSSSHCLPRRQRNSRLPSTASSASGRRNPDLNLSSTLEKLCLWEKKLYQEVKDEEKLRVVYEKKYRRLKSLDERGAQPEAIDPIRLSVRDLRQRISINIRTAKAFSSKIEKIRDEELYPQLVNLIQGLRRMWKAVLECHERQLSAIRDSRIHLLKARTISQSSAAAVATLELERELSKWYRCFNKWISTQRAYVEALNGWLRKWFPEVQEELDAPDGAPPFSPGKLGARPIFIISNDWFRAIELVPKNDTLKSIDYFSKLVHEFRRSQEDEHRQRRRADHASRDYKRKREVLQRELGVSSSTDMVAAMEHAPPGHDDRVVELQKMRKRRDDERARHDEVMKHAHFAAEATLPVGFLPLMEQMVSFFQSNLQVYMRIRINGAHLGSSATHLG